In the genome of Streptomyces collinus, one region contains:
- a CDS encoding thiolase family protein, translated as MRRTDDVYVVGCGMHPFGRDESVTGMDMAERAMREALADAGVAWEDIGYAAGGSDVSGKPDTLVGRLGLTGVPFVNVQNGCATGASTVLTVANALRAGEASLGLAVGFDKHERGAFHVSAARYGLGDWYAETGMMLTTQFFALKTQRYLYEHGISERALAMVAARAFRNGSHHPLAWRRKSLTEQEILDSAEVSPPLTQYMFCSPGQGAAALVLALGDRAFDLCEQPVRLASLAFRTRRFGSFEVFSPWLPPGPHRSPSVDAAEAVFRTAGLRPADVQVAQLQDTDSGSELIHLAETGLCGHGEQEALLAAGDTDPEGRIPVNTDGGCLAGGEPVGASGLRQFHEVVRQLQGRALGVQVPGAPRVGFTHVYGAPGISACSVLTV; from the coding sequence ATGAGGCGGACCGACGACGTCTATGTCGTGGGCTGCGGGATGCATCCCTTCGGCCGCGACGAGAGCGTCACCGGAATGGACATGGCCGAGCGTGCGATGCGCGAGGCGCTGGCCGACGCCGGTGTCGCCTGGGAGGACATCGGCTACGCGGCCGGCGGCTCCGACGTGTCCGGCAAGCCCGACACCCTGGTGGGCCGGCTGGGCCTGACCGGAGTGCCGTTCGTCAACGTGCAGAACGGCTGCGCGACCGGTGCCTCCACCGTGCTCACGGTGGCCAACGCGCTGCGCGCGGGCGAGGCATCCCTGGGACTGGCCGTGGGGTTCGACAAGCACGAGCGGGGCGCGTTCCACGTCTCCGCGGCCCGCTACGGTCTGGGCGACTGGTACGCCGAGACCGGCATGATGCTCACGACCCAGTTCTTCGCCCTCAAGACCCAGCGGTACCTGTACGAACACGGCATCTCGGAGCGGGCGTTGGCGATGGTGGCGGCGCGGGCCTTCCGCAACGGCTCGCACCACCCCCTGGCGTGGCGGCGCAAGTCGCTGACGGAGCAGGAGATCCTGGACTCCGCCGAGGTCAGTCCCCCGCTCACCCAGTACATGTTCTGTTCGCCCGGACAGGGCGCGGCCGCGCTGGTACTGGCGCTCGGCGACCGCGCGTTCGACTTGTGCGAACAACCGGTCAGGCTCGCGTCGCTGGCCTTCCGGACCCGGCGGTTCGGTTCGTTCGAGGTGTTCTCGCCCTGGCTGCCGCCGGGCCCGCACCGCAGCCCCAGCGTGGACGCCGCCGAGGCGGTCTTCCGCACGGCGGGGCTGCGTCCCGCGGACGTACAGGTGGCCCAGTTGCAGGACACCGACAGCGGATCGGAGCTGATCCACCTGGCGGAGACCGGGCTGTGCGGCCATGGCGAGCAGGAGGCGCTGCTGGCCGCCGGGGACACCGATCCCGAGGGCCGGATACCGGTCAACACCGACGGCGGCTGTCTGGCCGGCGGGGAGCCCGTCGGCGCCTCGGGGTTGCGGCAGTTCCACGAAGTCGTACGGCAGTTGCAGGGCCGGGCGCTGGGTGTGCAGGTGCCCGGCGCTCCCCGGGTGGGCTTCACCCATGTGTACGGGGCGCCCGGGATCAGCGCCTGCTCGGTCCTCACGGTGTGA
- a CDS encoding 2-oxo acid dehydrogenase subunit E2 gives MAVEVLLPKIGLTMQEGTIDEWLVPVGAAVAEGDALLRLATDKVDVDVEAEAGGLFHPVVPAGATVPTGALIGWLLAEGEQPPGPAGTPMPAGSGAGAGVSPPALTGTDAGVASPVPSVNGTAGRLLSSPNARRVATAADVDLTAVRGTGPGGRIVSEDVEEFLAALPGDRTPVPPGGSSFSPLVRKLAKERGLDLSAVTGTGPGGRIRRSDLDAVTPAPPHRDATPPRRDATPSRRDATPSRHDATPRPGDVLPLTGMRGAIARRMHASLQEMAQLTHGYEVRMDSVVSLRDRLKEEWVDSDLPVPGLNDFLLKAAALALREHPLLNATVREDGIHLLDGIHLGFAVAVPGGLMVPVIEDAVELPLSEMARRSRVLAQAAREGRISPAQLEGATFTVTSLGGYGVDFFTPVINPGNVAILGVGRLRDGVEWVDDRPLRTRVLTLSLTFDHRAVDGAPAAEYLRTVGDLLRRPLRLLV, from the coding sequence ATGGCGGTCGAGGTTCTGCTGCCGAAGATCGGTCTGACCATGCAGGAAGGCACGATCGACGAATGGCTCGTGCCGGTCGGCGCGGCGGTCGCGGAGGGCGACGCGCTGCTGAGGCTGGCGACCGACAAGGTCGACGTGGACGTCGAGGCGGAGGCCGGGGGACTGTTCCACCCGGTGGTCCCCGCGGGGGCGACCGTCCCCACCGGGGCCCTCATCGGCTGGCTGCTGGCCGAGGGCGAGCAGCCACCGGGCCCGGCGGGTACGCCGATGCCCGCCGGGTCCGGGGCCGGCGCGGGTGTCTCTCCGCCCGCGCTCACCGGCACCGACGCCGGCGTTGCGTCCCCGGTGCCCTCCGTCAACGGCACCGCCGGCCGGCTCCTGTCCTCGCCGAACGCCCGACGGGTCGCCACCGCCGCCGACGTCGATCTCACCGCCGTACGCGGCACGGGACCGGGCGGCAGGATCGTCTCCGAGGACGTGGAGGAGTTCCTCGCGGCCCTCCCCGGCGACCGCACGCCGGTCCCGCCGGGCGGCAGCTCCTTCTCGCCGCTGGTCCGCAAGCTGGCGAAGGAACGGGGCCTCGACCTCTCCGCAGTGACCGGCACCGGGCCGGGCGGCCGGATCCGCCGCTCCGACCTCGACGCCGTCACCCCGGCCCCTCCCCACCGGGACGCGACACCTCCGCGCAGGGACGCGACCCCTTCGCGCAGGGACGCGACCCCTTCGCGCCATGACGCGACCCCTCGGCCCGGCGACGTCCTCCCGCTCACCGGGATGCGCGGCGCCATCGCCCGCCGGATGCACGCCAGCCTCCAGGAGATGGCACAGCTGACGCACGGCTACGAGGTGCGGATGGACTCCGTGGTGTCCCTGCGGGACCGGCTCAAGGAGGAGTGGGTCGACAGCGATCTGCCGGTGCCCGGCCTCAACGACTTCCTGCTGAAGGCCGCGGCCCTGGCCCTGCGCGAGCACCCGCTGCTCAACGCGACGGTGCGGGAGGACGGCATCCATCTGCTCGACGGCATCCACCTGGGCTTCGCCGTGGCCGTTCCGGGCGGCCTCATGGTGCCCGTGATCGAGGATGCCGTGGAGCTGCCGCTGTCCGAGATGGCCCGCCGGTCCAGGGTCCTGGCCCAGGCCGCGCGCGAGGGGCGGATCTCCCCGGCACAGCTGGAGGGGGCGACCTTCACCGTCACCTCGCTCGGCGGATACGGCGTCGACTTCTTCACTCCGGTGATCAACCCCGGCAACGTCGCGATCCTCGGGGTGGGCAGGCTCAGGGACGGCGTCGAGTGGGTGGACGACCGGCCACTGCGGACGCGGGTACTGACCCTGAGCCTCACCTTCGACCACCGTGCCGTCGACGGGGCACCCGCCGCCGAATACCTGCGCACGGTCGGTGACTTGCTGCGCAGGCCCCTTCGGCTGCTGGTGTGA
- a CDS encoding Zn-ribbon domain-containing OB-fold protein, with protein MTTRLIDESLFDGEFGRGDGGGLDAGDPPRLVGARCSACGTVVFPRQDSCPRCPDGALSARVLPVSGRVWSWTLQAFPPKPPYRAPSGGHRAYHVGYVDLGEVLVEARLAVPRAEIRIGLPVRLTTVAAYQDEDGTEVLTFAFAPDRDGGR; from the coding sequence ATGACCACCAGACTCATCGACGAGTCTCTGTTCGACGGGGAGTTCGGCCGGGGGGACGGCGGGGGGCTCGACGCCGGGGATCCACCGCGTCTCGTGGGCGCCCGCTGCTCCGCGTGCGGCACCGTCGTCTTCCCCCGGCAGGACTCGTGCCCCCGGTGTCCGGACGGAGCGCTGTCCGCGCGGGTGCTGCCGGTGAGCGGGCGGGTCTGGTCGTGGACGCTCCAGGCGTTCCCGCCGAAGCCTCCGTACCGGGCGCCGTCCGGCGGCCACCGGGCCTACCACGTGGGCTATGTGGACCTCGGTGAGGTCCTGGTCGAAGCGCGGCTGGCGGTGCCCCGCGCGGAGATCCGGATCGGTCTGCCGGTCCGGCTCACCACCGTGGCCGCGTACCAGGACGAGGACGGGACCGAGGTGCTGACCTTCGCGTTCGCACCGGACCGGGACGGAGGACGATGA
- a CDS encoding TetR/AcrR family transcriptional regulator, whose amino-acid sequence MMASTKNGKQPAHRPSRRQHIITAAVRVFGRNGFAETSIQDIADEAQVVPTAVYYHFDGKEELLELAMRRVFDQLNAVVEAARPESEPGDAEGLIRVIDAVWDWVEQNPDEARLYQVQVASANGSVKVLRDEFEQRHIQRGYDYLPEGTTRSPRAAKVRHASQALAVRTLISTTMLVTALRAEGGPLSQLPSRSVLEAVRGLALRIVATEQKPAKPAKAAKAAKSAKPVTSRT is encoded by the coding sequence ATGATGGCCAGCACGAAGAACGGCAAGCAGCCCGCCCACCGGCCCTCGCGGCGGCAGCACATCATCACCGCCGCCGTGCGGGTGTTCGGCCGCAACGGGTTCGCGGAGACCAGCATCCAGGACATCGCGGACGAGGCCCAGGTGGTGCCCACGGCCGTCTACTACCACTTCGACGGCAAGGAGGAGCTGCTCGAACTCGCCATGCGTCGCGTCTTCGACCAGCTGAACGCGGTCGTGGAGGCGGCCCGTCCCGAATCCGAGCCGGGTGATGCGGAGGGGCTGATCCGCGTCATCGACGCCGTGTGGGACTGGGTGGAGCAGAACCCGGACGAGGCTCGGCTCTACCAGGTCCAGGTCGCCTCCGCCAACGGCAGTGTCAAGGTGCTGCGGGACGAGTTCGAGCAGCGGCACATCCAGCGTGGCTACGACTATCTGCCCGAGGGCACCACCCGCAGCCCCCGGGCGGCAAAGGTACGGCACGCGTCACAGGCCCTCGCGGTCCGCACCCTGATCAGTACGACCATGCTCGTCACCGCGCTGCGGGCGGAGGGGGGACCGCTGTCCCAGCTGCCCTCCCGTTCCGTACTGGAGGCGGTCAGGGGGCTGGCGCTGCGCATCGTCGCCACCGAGCAGAAGCCAGCGAAACCAGCGAAAGCGGCGAAAGCGGCGAAGTCGGCCAAGCCGGTCACGTCCCGGACCTGA
- a CDS encoding acyl-CoA dehydrogenase family protein has translation MTSTVTEGTALSDTELDDLRETVRSVCADAGGTAAVRRMPEEAPGIDAELWDTLGRQVGLAGLGLPESAGGIGGLAEIAAVCEELGRTLAPVPLLSSTVLAGQVLAGCGTADKALAQLAEGTVHALAVAAPDGVWRPDAVPVAVSWQGGVPLLDGTAPFVLDGADADALVVAAAGPQGVDLFLAGPREPGVTVRRVPTLDLGRGQAVVTFSGARARALTAGDEGADVVSRALDVALIALAAEQLGGAQAALDMTVAHVRDRTQFGRAVGGFQAVKHACADMLLQVEAARSAVVRAVRADGSPQALAEAAAVAQAWCGEAFVSVAAECVQFHGGMGFTWEHDAHLYFRRAQSDAVLLGGAAHHRERLAVLLGW, from the coding sequence ATGACAAGCACCGTGACCGAGGGCACGGCCCTGTCGGACACCGAGCTGGACGACCTGCGCGAGACCGTGCGGTCGGTGTGCGCCGACGCCGGCGGCACCGCCGCGGTACGCCGGATGCCCGAGGAAGCCCCCGGCATCGACGCCGAGTTGTGGGACACCCTCGGCCGGCAGGTCGGCCTCGCGGGCCTCGGCCTGCCCGAGTCGGCGGGTGGCATCGGCGGCCTCGCCGAGATCGCCGCCGTCTGCGAGGAGCTGGGCAGGACGCTGGCACCGGTACCGCTGCTGTCCTCGACCGTGCTGGCCGGGCAGGTGCTGGCCGGCTGCGGTACGGCCGACAAGGCGCTGGCCCAGCTCGCCGAGGGCACCGTGCATGCCCTGGCCGTGGCCGCGCCCGACGGGGTGTGGCGGCCCGACGCCGTGCCGGTGGCCGTCTCCTGGCAGGGCGGCGTACCGCTGCTGGACGGCACCGCGCCGTTCGTCCTCGACGGCGCCGACGCCGATGCGCTGGTGGTGGCCGCGGCCGGGCCCCAGGGCGTGGACCTCTTCCTGGCCGGCCCGCGCGAGCCCGGGGTCACGGTGCGCCGGGTGCCCACGCTCGACCTCGGCCGGGGCCAGGCGGTGGTCACCTTCTCCGGGGCCCGGGCCAGGGCGCTGACCGCAGGCGACGAGGGAGCGGACGTCGTCTCCCGCGCCCTGGACGTGGCCCTGATCGCCCTGGCCGCCGAGCAACTCGGCGGAGCGCAGGCCGCGTTGGACATGACGGTGGCCCATGTGCGCGACCGTACCCAGTTCGGCAGGGCGGTCGGTGGCTTCCAGGCGGTCAAGCACGCCTGTGCCGACATGCTGCTCCAGGTCGAGGCCGCGCGGTCGGCCGTCGTGCGCGCGGTCCGGGCGGACGGCTCGCCTCAGGCGCTGGCCGAGGCGGCGGCGGTGGCGCAGGCGTGGTGCGGCGAGGCGTTCGTCTCCGTCGCCGCCGAGTGCGTGCAGTTCCACGGCGGGATGGGCTTCACCTGGGAGCACGACGCGCACCTGTATTTCCGGCGCGCCCAGTCGGACGCGGTCCTGCTGGGCGGCGCCGCACACCATCGGGAACGGCTGGCCGTGCTGCTGGGCTGGTGA
- a CDS encoding TetR/AcrR family transcriptional regulator: MTTSGTRAAHRPSRKQWVIEAATELFATQPPDEVTVADIAARAEMTSAAVYYHFSSKDQVLAEGMRAFATALREQLQALTEAHEPGSDIGAAVTALLSWLGEHRSAATMFFVSSAGMSQEAEALRQESRSELLDELVRLIRKARASVSDAEAAVIGLGLLALLETAAISQVRGDDVYRSLGHRSFVREVGALAERIADPAA, encoded by the coding sequence ATGACGACCTCCGGAACCCGCGCCGCTCACCGTCCGTCGCGCAAGCAGTGGGTGATCGAAGCAGCCACCGAGCTGTTCGCCACCCAGCCGCCGGACGAGGTGACGGTGGCCGACATCGCCGCTCGCGCGGAGATGACCTCGGCAGCGGTGTACTACCACTTCTCCTCCAAGGACCAGGTCCTGGCGGAGGGGATGCGGGCGTTCGCCACCGCGCTGCGCGAGCAGTTGCAGGCGCTCACCGAGGCCCACGAGCCCGGCTCGGACATCGGTGCGGCGGTCACGGCGCTCCTGTCCTGGCTGGGCGAACACCGCTCCGCCGCCACCATGTTCTTCGTGTCGTCGGCCGGCATGAGCCAGGAAGCGGAGGCGCTGCGGCAGGAGAGCCGCAGCGAGCTGCTGGACGAGCTGGTGCGGCTGATCCGCAAGGCCCGTGCGTCCGTCTCCGACGCCGAGGCGGCGGTGATCGGCCTGGGCCTGCTGGCCCTGCTGGAGACCGCGGCGATCTCACAGGTCCGGGGCGACGACGTGTACCGGTCGCTGGGCCACCGCTCGTTCGTCCGCGAGGTCGGCGCTCTCGCGGAGCGGATCGCCGACCCGGCCGCATAG
- a CDS encoding SDR family NAD(P)-dependent oxidoreductase, producing the protein MQHDSRTALVTGGARGIGLEIGRQLADLGLRVLVAARKSEAAEEACCVIGPAAVPLALDVTSAWSVTEAVREARELTGGIDVLVNNAGVSLDRELRPPYVDEDILRATLDTNLTGAWRVAQAVVPGMVEAGYGRVVNVTSSYGSLALMDSGRHPAYRVSKTALNALTRMLAAELSGTGVLVNAADPGWTRSGMGGPSAPRGPREGADTPVWLATLPEGDETTGGLFADRRPLAW; encoded by the coding sequence ATGCAGCACGACAGCAGAACAGCACTCGTCACGGGCGGGGCACGGGGCATCGGTCTGGAGATCGGCCGGCAGCTCGCGGACCTGGGGCTGCGGGTGCTGGTCGCGGCGCGGAAATCGGAGGCCGCCGAGGAGGCGTGCTGTGTCATCGGCCCCGCGGCGGTGCCGCTGGCCCTGGACGTGACCTCCGCGTGGAGCGTCACCGAAGCGGTCCGGGAAGCACGGGAGCTGACCGGCGGGATCGACGTGCTGGTGAACAACGCGGGAGTGTCCCTCGACCGCGAACTGCGGCCCCCGTACGTCGACGAGGACATCCTGCGCGCCACACTGGACACCAACCTCACCGGCGCCTGGCGGGTGGCGCAGGCCGTCGTCCCGGGCATGGTGGAAGCCGGCTACGGACGGGTCGTGAACGTCACCAGCTCGTACGGCTCACTGGCGCTGATGGACTCCGGCCGGCATCCCGCCTACCGCGTCTCCAAGACGGCGCTCAACGCCCTGACCCGCATGCTCGCGGCCGAGCTGTCCGGCACGGGCGTCCTGGTCAACGCCGCCGACCCCGGCTGGACCCGCAGCGGCATGGGCGGCCCCTCCGCCCCGCGCGGTCCGCGGGAGGGGGCGGACACCCCGGTCTGGCTGGCGACCCTGCCCGAGGGCGACGAGACGACGGGAGGGCTGTTCGCCGACCGCAGACCACTGGCCTGGTGA